A stretch of the Blastocatellia bacterium genome encodes the following:
- a CDS encoding TonB-dependent receptor codes for MYKILVSLVFILSYSFLALAMPQAAKLKGVVHTLATDGVKTPLSGATVMLSGAGIVKQLEAISDEEGRFAILDLSPGDYTISVETPGFEPFTKTYKLLPGAVGDLDVVLKIASVGVDVEVIANDDNKINTDNTTNVGEVKQKELRNAPLANERFQEALPLLPGVIRGPDGLLNIKGARSSQSGLLVNSTNVTDPVTGDFAISLPIEAIESVAVLSSPYSAEYGKFTGAVTSIGTRSGGDKYKFLFTNFFPRLRRRNDPVTGESKIVGLESFTPRFIITGPIIKKKLTFSQSLEYRFIRTRIPSLPNFRNDTKLETFDIFTQVDYSVNDRNHITFNFSFFPQNLSFVNLNTFNAMDVSPNFRQRGFFLAVAERVAFDNGGFLEAIFGAKSFDAFIFPQDGKSMFVSQENNFGSFFNRQSRFTDRYDTQINYSLPSFRFKGSHALKVGALISFNNYNGRDQNSPINVVKTFNNTNDPMSPVVNTPVITNTLQQINFVGSGQIDRDNPEQTLYIQDKYSVNSKLIFDIGLRYDHDEIAGGANFAPRFGFLFVPFSDGKTVFRGGVGRFYDKVALGVGAFEQLQSRSVTTFANDGSIIDKDRLFRNTFANELRIPYSISTTFEVDRQLAKGVFFRFGYQRREGRDEFIVNPSTDPVKGSSLLLSNGGRSRYQEFQFTSRYKVNQDNEVTVSYVRSRATGDLNDFNTYFGNFRNPIIRENQRSRLAFDTPNRLLVTSSIKLPFDLMAFPVLDLRTGFPFSRIDANQDFVGLRNRDRFPRFVSLDMQVTKGINIPVLGKKYKTRVGVKIFNITNNFNPRDVQANIDSVNFGTFYNSVSRTFRGKFEFDF; via the coding sequence ATGTATAAAATACTAGTTTCTTTAGTATTTATTCTTTCCTATAGCTTTTTAGCTTTAGCAATGCCACAAGCAGCAAAGTTAAAAGGTGTAGTACATACATTAGCAACAGATGGGGTTAAAACTCCTTTATCTGGTGCAACTGTAATGCTTTCTGGTGCCGGTATTGTAAAACAGTTAGAAGCTATTTCAGATGAAGAAGGCAGATTTGCTATTTTAGATCTCTCACCTGGCGATTATACTATTTCAGTAGAAACCCCTGGGTTTGAACCTTTTACAAAAACTTATAAACTTTTACCTGGTGCAGTTGGCGATCTGGATGTTGTGCTTAAAATAGCAAGCGTTGGAGTTGATGTAGAAGTAATAGCTAATGATGACAACAAAATAAATACTGACAATACAACTAATGTTGGTGAAGTAAAACAAAAAGAACTCCGCAATGCACCTCTAGCAAATGAACGTTTTCAAGAAGCATTACCCTTACTTCCAGGTGTAATTCGTGGGCCAGACGGCTTGCTAAACATTAAAGGTGCGCGTTCTAGCCAAAGTGGGCTACTTGTTAACAGCACTAATGTAACTGATCCAGTTACAGGAGATTTTGCTATCAGTCTGCCAATTGAAGCAATTGAGTCTGTAGCAGTACTTTCCAGCCCTTATTCAGCCGAATATGGAAAATTTACTGGTGCAGTTACTTCAATTGGAACTCGTTCTGGTGGAGATAAATATAAGTTTTTATTTACCAACTTTTTTCCTCGCCTGCGTCGTCGTAATGACCCTGTTACAGGTGAAAGTAAAATTGTTGGCCTAGAATCTTTTACACCTCGATTTATTATTACAGGCCCTATTATTAAAAAGAAATTAACGTTTTCTCAATCATTAGAATATCGTTTTATCCGTACTCGTATTCCCTCACTACCTAATTTTAGAAATGACACTAAACTAGAAACTTTTGATATATTTACACAAGTTGATTATTCAGTAAATGATCGTAATCATATTACTTTTAACTTTTCATTTTTCCCTCAAAACTTGTCATTTGTTAACCTAAATACTTTTAATGCAATGGATGTTAGCCCTAATTTCCGTCAACGAGGCTTTTTTCTAGCGGTTGCAGAACGTGTAGCATTTGACAATGGTGGATTTTTAGAAGCAATTTTTGGTGCAAAGAGCTTTGATGCTTTTATTTTTCCTCAAGACGGCAAATCAATGTTTGTTTCTCAGGAAAATAATTTTGGTAGTTTCTTTAATCGTCAATCTCGTTTTACAGATCGCTATGACACACAAATAAACTATAGCCTTCCATCTTTTAGGTTTAAGGGTAGTCATGCCTTAAAAGTTGGAGCACTAATTAGTTTTAATAATTACAATGGGCGGGATCAAAATTCTCCAATAAATGTAGTAAAAACTTTTAATAATACTAACGATCCTATGTCTCCTGTAGTTAACACCCCTGTAATAACAAATACTCTCCAGCAAATTAATTTTGTTGGTAGTGGTCAAATTGATAGGGATAATCCAGAGCAAACCCTTTATATTCAAGATAAATATAGTGTTAACTCTAAGTTAATTTTTGATATTGGCCTACGTTATGACCATGATGAAATTGCTGGAGGAGCAAACTTTGCACCTAGGTTTGGATTTCTTTTTGTACCTTTTAGCGATGGTAAAACAGTTTTTCGCGGTGGTGTGGGCCGATTTTATGACAAAGTTGCACTTGGTGTAGGAGCATTTGAACAACTCCAAAGCCGTAGCGTCACTACTTTTGCTAATGATGGTAGTATTATTGATAAAGATCGGCTATTTCGTAATACTTTTGCTAATGAATTACGCATTCCTTACAGTATTTCAACTACATTTGAAGTAGATAGACAATTAGCTAAAGGCGTATTTTTCCGCTTTGGTTATCAACGTCGTGAAGGCCGGGATGAATTTATCGTCAATCCTTCAACTGACCCTGTAAAAGGTTCTTCCCTACTGCTTTCAAATGGTGGACGTTCTCGCTATCAAGAATTTCAATTTACAAGCCGCTATAAAGTTAATCAGGATAATGAGGTTACTGTTTCTTATGTTCGTTCTCGTGCAACAGGTGACTTAAACGACTTTAACACTTATTTTGGTAATTTCCGTAATCCTATAATTCGTGAAAATCAACGCTCTCGACTAGCATTTGACACACCAAACAGATTGCTAGTAACTAGTAGTATTAAGCTTCCTTTTGACTTAATGGCATTTCCTGTTTTAGATTTACGTACTGGATTTCCTTTTTCCCGTATTGATGCAAACCAAGACTTTGTTGGACTACGCAATCGAGATCGTTTTCCTCGTTTTGTTTCCTTGGATATGCAAGTTACTAAAGGAATAAATATTCCTGTTTTAGGTAAAAAATATAAAACTAGGGTTGGAGTAAAAATCTTTAATATCACCAACAATTTTAACCCTAGAGATGTACAAGCAAATATTGATAGTGTTAACTTTGGCACTTTTTATAACAGTGTAAGCAGAACATTTAGAGGAAAATTTGAGTTTGATTTTTAA
- a CDS encoding tetratricopeptide repeat protein produces MLNKLYFVLQLLISFFVLSQFNLVFANSFASSNETVLTLPFENVSNKTEYNWIGEGFSLGITNLLTNSGLVALDVEERNLAYERLGLAPTAILTRASAIKIGEKAGADILVIGTYSIVGEGKNRTLTVTSRMIDLREGRAIGNDYTFSGTITDLQVIQGKLAWEILYNRIPGFAFSREQLVNKATLIPSSAFESYVKALLTANRDDKVKFLFRALSEYQQNNSGQYSQAVFTLGHLYYDEANYKDALNWLTKVDLKDPSYLESEFYKAVAYIQTNDNEKAGTILKILTNDLPLYEVFNNAAIIEVRNNNFNEAIRLFGLALQAAPRDNNLLFNYGYAFWRAGQYSSAANQLNQLVRRETKDGQAYYILAKSLEKMDQKLEAANALDEAKKYLPDFAKWETDGKIPNLTRVKDHFSRSAYLRVIRGKDKAATTLAKRSEEIETLLAKAQGFFIAGRDQEAISSLNEVFKLASDNADAHLLMGRLQERRANIDGAITSLKAAIFWNPKLIAGHILLGRIYFQKNELVQARNYLRQALALNPEDRDALALKRLIDSENKLENK; encoded by the coding sequence ATGTTAAACAAGTTATATTTTGTTTTACAGTTGCTTATAAGCTTTTTTGTTTTGTCTCAATTTAATTTAGTTTTTGCTAATTCTTTTGCTAGTTCTAATGAGACTGTTTTAACTCTACCTTTTGAAAATGTTTCTAATAAAACAGAATATAACTGGATTGGTGAAGGTTTTTCTTTAGGTATTACTAATTTATTAACAAATTCTGGCTTGGTTGCTTTAGATGTAGAGGAAAGAAACCTAGCTTATGAGCGTTTAGGACTTGCTCCTACAGCAATACTCACCCGCGCTAGTGCTATAAAGATAGGAGAAAAAGCTGGAGCAGATATTTTAGTAATAGGAACTTATAGCATTGTTGGGGAAGGAAAAAATCGTACTCTTACAGTCACATCTAGGATGATTGACCTACGTGAGGGCCGTGCAATAGGAAATGATTATACTTTTAGTGGAACAATTACAGATCTTCAAGTAATTCAAGGCAAATTGGCTTGGGAAATTCTTTATAACCGCATCCCAGGTTTTGCTTTTTCTCGTGAACAACTAGTTAACAAAGCAACATTGATTCCTTCTAGTGCCTTTGAAAGCTATGTTAAAGCACTTTTGACAGCTAACAGAGATGACAAAGTTAAATTTTTATTTCGTGCCTTGTCAGAATATCAACAAAATAACAGCGGCCAATATTCGCAAGCCGTATTTACACTAGGGCATCTTTATTATGATGAAGCTAACTATAAAGATGCTCTTAACTGGCTGACAAAAGTAGATCTTAAAGATCCTTCTTATCTGGAATCAGAATTTTACAAAGCTGTTGCTTATATTCAAACTAATGATAATGAAAAGGCTGGAACAATCCTAAAAATTTTAACAAATGATTTGCCGCTTTATGAGGTTTTTAATAATGCCGCAATTATTGAGGTCAGAAACAATAACTTTAATGAAGCAATTCGCCTTTTTGGACTCGCCTTACAAGCTGCTCCACGAGACAATAATCTATTATTTAATTATGGCTATGCCTTTTGGCGAGCAGGGCAATATTCATCAGCCGCTAATCAATTAAATCAATTAGTTAGACGTGAAACTAAAGATGGACAAGCTTACTATATACTTGCAAAAAGTCTTGAAAAAATGGATCAAAAACTAGAAGCTGCAAATGCTTTAGATGAAGCTAAAAAATATCTGCCAGATTTTGCTAAATGGGAAACAGATGGCAAAATACCTAATCTAACACGAGTAAAAGATCATTTTAGCCGTAGTGCTTACCTAAGAGTTATTAGAGGAAAAGATAAGGCTGCTACCACTTTAGCAAAAAGATCTGAAGAAATAGAAACTCTTCTAGCAAAAGCTCAAGGATTTTTTATTGCTGGTCGAGATCAAGAAGCAATTAGTAGCTTAAATGAAGTTTTTAAGCTAGCCTCAGATAATGCAGATGCTCATTTGCTTATGGGAAGGCTTCAAGAACGACGTGCAAATATAGACGGCGCAATCACTTCACTTAAAGCAGCCATATTTTGGAACCCTAAATTAATTGCTGGACATATTTTATTAGGACGGATTTATTTCCAGAAAAACGAGTTAGTACAAGCTAGAAATTACTTAAGACAAGCTCTAGCACTTAACCCTGAAGATAGAGATGCTTTAGCCCTAAAACGCTTAATAGATTCAGAAAATAAATTAGAAAATAAATGA
- a CDS encoding SPOR domain-containing protein: MDKEGAKTREKELSPWTERQGVVSFVILIVLCLSFYTLGIFVGRWSSNTTTTQATNNPAMAASMRYSGASADTNEVIKDKAEEKSIVEPKNSFLPSNSEKYSVQVASPNSQEEADKIVEKLRKIGLDSVHVIAPQPNSVAQFYIVRVGPYDVDTARQVAEELQNDHNFRGVQVMPKQTKQ, translated from the coding sequence GTGGATAAAGAAGGGGCCAAAACTCGTGAAAAAGAGCTTTCTCCTTGGACTGAACGCCAAGGGGTAGTAAGTTTTGTTATTTTAATAGTTCTTTGTTTAAGCTTTTATACATTAGGTATTTTTGTAGGTCGGTGGTCTAGTAATACTACTACTACCCAAGCTACAAATAATCCTGCTATGGCTGCAAGTATGCGTTATAGCGGGGCAAGTGCAGACACAAACGAAGTTATAAAAGATAAAGCAGAAGAAAAATCAATTGTTGAGCCAAAAAATAGTTTTTTACCTTCTAATAGTGAAAAATACTCTGTTCAAGTTGCATCTCCTAATAGCCAAGAAGAAGCAGATAAAATTGTAGAGAAATTACGTAAGATTGGACTTGATAGCGTTCATGTCATAGCACCACAACCAAATTCAGTAGCCCAATTTTATATTGTTAGAGTAGGCCCTTATGATGTAGACACAGCCCGCCAAGTAGCAGAAGAATTACAAAACGATCATAATTTTCGTGGCGTGCAGGTAATGCCAAAACAAACAAAACAATAA
- the lnt gene encoding apolipoprotein N-acyltransferase has translation MSTAKNTTKTTYLINISLAILSALTLVLSFPNFELYFLAWFSLIPLLYALVRTTKTSFAFLLGEIFGIGYFYGTCYWITYSMINYGELHPLVAYFLAFILVAIVSLFPALFSAIFNYSVKRFGFEAILFAPFIWVATEFLRLNVAGVGWNALGYSQGFQPMLIWPARYGGVSLISALIVLSSSAIVLILYKRSRLTIAISSLSLLLCLLVPIIGKLTIKEIPIPKEAIDVVAVQVVAPVGVPQNELVGSLNRQIGMSLLAVKELREEKKEQQDQIILVAWPEAPFSFNYDEDENWPRIFGQFTQENKIYLLINAVTATKDKTDDYNSVVLINPNGERVGQYNKIHLLPFGEYVPMRGYLPLIDRIPALAGDYKSDNKYTTIDLAGVTIGTSICFESVFPDITREMSRAGAQTFINVANDGWFGQTPISRQHLTHLVMRAVETNRPTLRVTNVGISAYIAANGQIKDETPIFEPAVRKWKIDKAAQKQPLTFYSRFGDLFAFACLLTSLLLILAGFRKNRSK, from the coding sequence ATGTCTACAGCTAAAAACACCACAAAAACTACTTATTTAATAAATATTTCTTTAGCAATTTTGTCTGCTTTAACATTAGTTTTATCATTTCCTAATTTTGAACTCTACTTTTTAGCTTGGTTTTCGCTAATACCGCTACTTTATGCTTTAGTAAGAACTACAAAAACAAGTTTTGCTTTCCTATTAGGGGAGATATTTGGCATAGGTTATTTTTATGGCACCTGCTATTGGATCACCTACTCAATGATTAATTATGGTGAACTACATCCATTAGTTGCTTATTTTCTTGCATTTATACTTGTTGCAATAGTTTCGTTATTTCCTGCGTTATTTTCAGCAATATTTAATTACTCAGTTAAAAGATTTGGATTTGAAGCAATTTTATTTGCTCCTTTTATTTGGGTAGCAACTGAGTTTTTACGGCTAAATGTTGCTGGAGTTGGTTGGAATGCTTTGGGATATTCACAAGGGTTTCAGCCAATGTTGATTTGGCCTGCTCGCTATGGAGGAGTTTCCTTAATTTCAGCATTAATTGTTTTATCTAGTTCGGCCATAGTCCTAATTCTTTACAAACGAAGTCGATTAACTATTGCTATATCTAGCCTATCATTACTTTTATGCTTGCTTGTGCCAATAATTGGAAAACTAACCATTAAGGAAATCCCAATTCCCAAAGAAGCAATAGATGTGGTTGCTGTGCAAGTAGTAGCACCTGTTGGTGTTCCTCAAAATGAGCTTGTAGGAAGCTTAAATCGTCAAATAGGCATGAGTTTATTAGCTGTAAAAGAGTTAAGAGAAGAAAAAAAAGAACAACAAGACCAAATAATTTTAGTCGCCTGGCCCGAAGCACCTTTTAGTTTTAATTATGATGAAGATGAAAACTGGCCTAGAATTTTTGGGCAATTTACTCAGGAAAATAAAATTTATCTTTTAATTAATGCTGTAACTGCTACTAAAGATAAAACAGATGATTATAATAGCGTAGTGTTAATTAATCCTAATGGGGAGCGTGTAGGACAATATAATAAAATTCATCTACTTCCATTTGGTGAATATGTTCCTATGCGGGGCTATTTACCTTTAATAGATAGGATTCCAGCCTTAGCTGGAGATTATAAGTCAGATAATAAATACACAACCATTGATCTAGCTGGTGTAACTATTGGAACATCGATTTGTTTTGAGTCCGTATTTCCTGATATTACTCGTGAAATGTCTAGGGCAGGGGCGCAAACCTTTATTAATGTTGCTAATGATGGTTGGTTTGGACAAACTCCAATTTCCCGGCAACACTTAACCCATTTAGTTATGCGTGCAGTAGAAACTAACCGTCCAACACTTAGAGTAACTAATGTTGGGATTTCTGCTTATATTGCTGCTAATGGACAGATCAAGGATGAAACTCCAATTTTTGAGCCTGCTGTAAGAAAATGGAAGATTGATAAAGCTGCACAAAAACAGCCTTTAACTTTTTATTCAAGATTTGGAGATTTGTTTGCATTTGCTTGTTTGCTAACTAGCTTGCTGTTAATATTAGCCGGTTTTAGAAAAAATAGGAGTAAGTAG
- the prfB gene encoding peptide chain release factor 2 (programmed frameshift): MLDDLREKLENLKNKVVELRGSFDVDSKRLELAEIETQASAVDFWANQAQAQKVLQKRRRLETHIQQAEKLTRLVEDSEVLLEFAQEDENSLSELGKTLDQLDKLTSEVETEMLFTGVNDSANAIVEIKPGAGGTDAQDWAEMMLRMYLRWAERKGFKTEILDQQAGKEAGIKSVTFTVTGDYSYGLLKSEMGVHRLVRNSPFNAGHSRETSFASVDVTPEIDDDIEIEINEKDIRIDTYRSSGAGGQHVNTTDSAVRITHFPTGIVVSCQNQRSQHQNREVAFKILRSRLYELEMQKKREEIARQEAAKMDISFGSQIRNYVLQPYRLVKDTRTRYETGDVDAVLDGEINAFINEYLLQNSRQQQQVDVVVTEK; the protein is encoded by the exons ATGTTAGACGACTTAAGAGAAAAACTAGAAAATCTTAAAAATAAGGTAGTAGAGCTAAGG GGTTCCTTTGATGTTGATAGCAAACGCCTTGAATTAGCAGAAATTGAAACTCAAGCCTCAGCCGTAGATTTTTGGGCTAATCAAGCTCAAGCTCAAAAAGTTTTACAAAAACGCCGCCGATTAGAAACACATATACAACAAGCAGAAAAATTAACTAGGTTAGTAGAAGACTCAGAAGTTTTATTAGAATTTGCTCAAGAGGACGAAAATTCTCTAAGTGAATTAGGTAAAACCCTTGATCAATTGGATAAACTTACTAGCGAAGTAGAAACAGAAATGCTTTTTACAGGAGTTAATGATAGTGCTAATGCAATTGTAGAAATTAAGCCTGGTGCAGGTGGAACGGATGCTCAAGACTGGGCAGAAATGATGCTAAGAATGTATTTGCGTTGGGCCGAGCGCAAAGGCTTTAAGACGGAAATCTTAGACCAACAAGCAGGCAAAGAAGCTGGTATCAAATCAGTCACCTTTACTGTTACGGGTGATTATTCTTATGGACTTCTAAAATCAGAAATGGGAGTTCACCGCCTAGTACGTAACTCTCCTTTTAATGCTGGTCATAGTCGGGAAACAAGTTTTGCTTCTGTTGATGTTACTCCAGAAATAGACGACGATATTGAGATAGAAATTAATGAAAAAGATATTCGCATAGATACTTATAGATCTTCTGGTGCAGGCGGCCAACACGTTAATACAACAGATTCAGCCGTTAGAATTACACATTTTCCTACAGGCATAGTAGTTAGCTGTCAAAATCAACGTTCCCAACATCAAAACCGCGAGGTAGCCTTTAAGATTTTGCGCTCTCGTCTCTATGAACTAGAAATGCAAAAGAAACGCGAAGAAATTGCTAGACAAGAAGCTGCAAAAATGGATATTAGTTTTGGCTCACAAATTAGAAACTATGTTTTACAACCTTATCGACTAGTTAAAGATACTCGTACACGTTATGAAACTGGCGATGTAGACGCGGTGTTAGATGGGGAAATAAATGCTTTTATTAATGAGTATTTGCTACAAAATTCACGTCAGCAACAGCAAGTAGATGTTGTTGTAACAGAAAAATAA
- a CDS encoding transglycosylase SLT domain-containing protein, whose amino-acid sequence MQKIFSLIRSSKFYYAILLPVVILAVFSAFLLKYSASSPAEADRKRIVGSTEQIRQLVVASNGNPTDQDLIRLEEKFPNSKTGSLARFLRGYLHYNKSDFSVSAKLFDADFISQGSVLSDYALYYQGRSYREIGEFNKAIATFSQLAEKYPDSLLARNAEIAVGEITLNQLNDANTAIKKLSRLTDSKDATALFLTAQAYEKLQKTDLAVEFYKKLYFQVPQSSEADLAEKRLIEQKYLPETSKSSYELYQTRAQELFRAGQYARTTETYTSLKTNFPNQAVSANNELELGISFYKLNRFREAVTPLQNVSNSNKEDYLQARYYLANSYLKQKQMGQFAEVANQVLTTLKPSSEQAASLLGAMVEYYQIANESLATRYRNQLIQNYPNSKEADEISYKPAWKIHQQKRYAEASEALVEHLANIPNTDFRGPAIFWAARNAEKAGQPSKAVALYEALLKRYKYNYYGYLTEQYLGQLKKQGVKAQKAAEGSQLARAIENLKPASPLPETATDKVVPYLKKAEQLHEIGLDDQAFSEIEFVRKEFPTSHKVNFAQAAIYRDRGENFRAVDTLKKAHPDYSIYQGDEVSQEVYDIFFPLIEWETIQTEAKRHGLDPYTVAGLIRQESVFDPRAKSRANALGLMQLLPSTGQLVARKQGAGKITNEQLYNPKLNIQLGTAYLAEMLDKYGKIEYAAAAYNGGPGRVSKWLTTLPTSNIEDWVESIPITETRLYVFGVIRNSQQYKRIYGKSQTAQK is encoded by the coding sequence ATGCAAAAAATATTTTCCTTAATTCGTTCATCTAAATTTTATTATGCTATTTTACTGCCAGTAGTTATTCTAGCCGTATTTTCTGCATTTTTACTAAAATATAGCGCATCTTCCCCAGCCGAAGCAGATAGAAAACGCATTGTTGGTTCAACTGAACAAATACGACAACTAGTAGTTGCTAGTAATGGTAATCCTACAGATCAAGACTTAATTAGATTAGAGGAAAAGTTTCCTAATTCAAAAACAGGTTCTTTAGCTCGGTTTTTACGAGGGTATTTACATTATAACAAAAGTGATTTTTCTGTAAGTGCAAAGCTTTTTGATGCTGATTTTATCAGTCAAGGAAGCGTTTTAAGCGATTATGCACTTTATTATCAAGGTCGCTCTTATCGTGAAATAGGAGAATTTAATAAAGCTATTGCGACCTTTAGCCAATTAGCAGAAAAATATCCCGATTCCCTACTTGCTCGAAATGCTGAAATAGCTGTTGGAGAAATAACATTAAATCAATTAAACGATGCTAACACAGCAATTAAAAAACTTAGTCGGCTAACTGATAGCAAAGACGCAACAGCTTTATTCCTAACGGCTCAAGCTTATGAGAAACTACAAAAAACTGATTTAGCAGTAGAGTTTTATAAAAAACTTTATTTCCAAGTCCCTCAAAGTAGCGAAGCGGATTTAGCTGAAAAACGACTTATAGAACAAAAATATCTACCAGAAACTAGTAAATCCTCTTATGAGCTTTATCAAACTCGCGCACAAGAACTTTTTCGAGCAGGTCAATATGCCCGTACAACAGAAACTTACACCAGCTTAAAAACTAATTTTCCAAACCAAGCCGTTAGCGCAAATAATGAGCTAGAGTTAGGAATTAGCTTCTATAAACTCAACCGTTTCCGCGAGGCTGTTACACCACTACAAAATGTTTCTAATAGCAATAAAGAAGATTATTTACAAGCTCGTTATTATTTAGCCAATAGTTACTTAAAACAAAAACAAATGGGACAGTTTGCCGAGGTTGCAAACCAAGTTTTAACAACCCTAAAACCTAGCTCGGAACAAGCTGCAAGCCTGCTAGGAGCAATGGTTGAATACTATCAAATTGCTAATGAATCTTTAGCAACACGTTATCGAAATCAATTAATCCAAAATTATCCAAATTCTAAAGAAGCTGACGAAATTTCTTATAAGCCTGCATGGAAAATACATCAACAAAAAAGATATGCAGAAGCAAGTGAAGCACTTGTAGAACATTTAGCTAATATTCCTAATACTGATTTTCGTGGCCCTGCCATCTTTTGGGCTGCTCGTAATGCTGAAAAAGCTGGTCAACCCTCTAAAGCTGTAGCTCTTTATGAAGCCTTGTTAAAACGCTATAAATATAACTACTATGGCTATTTAACAGAGCAATACTTAGGTCAACTAAAAAAACAAGGTGTTAAAGCTCAAAAGGCTGCTGAAGGTTCACAGTTAGCCAGAGCCATCGAAAACTTAAAACCTGCTAGCCCTTTACCTGAAACAGCAACAGACAAAGTTGTCCCCTACTTGAAAAAAGCAGAGCAATTGCATGAAATAGGACTAGATGACCAAGCTTTTAGTGAAATCGAGTTTGTGCGTAAGGAATTCCCTACCTCACATAAAGTTAATTTTGCTCAAGCCGCTATTTATCGAGATCGTGGAGAAAATTTCCGTGCTGTTGATACCTTAAAGAAAGCACATCCAGACTACAGTATTTATCAGGGTGATGAAGTTTCTCAGGAAGTTTATGATATTTTCTTCCCGTTAATTGAGTGGGAAACTATTCAAACTGAAGCTAAACGACATGGACTTGACCCTTACACGGTGGCAGGTTTAATTCGCCAAGAGTCGGTTTTTGACCCTAGGGCCAAGTCTCGTGCTAATGCTCTAGGTTTAATGCAGCTACTTCCTTCAACAGGTCAATTAGTTGCACGTAAACAAGGTGCAGGTAAAATCACTAACGAACAGCTTTATAATCCAAAATTAAATATTCAGCTAGGGACAGCTTATTTAGCTGAAATGTTGGATAAATATGGAAAGATTGAATATGCAGCAGCAGCTTATAATGGTGGCCCAGGGCGTGTTAGCAAGTGGCTAACTACTTTACCTACAAGCAATATAGAAGATTGGGTAGAATCAATACCTATTACAGAGACACGCCTTTATGTCTTTGGTGTAATTCGTAACAGTCAACAATATAAACGCATTTATGGAAAAAGCCAAACAGCCCAAAAATAA